The following are encoded in a window of Carettochelys insculpta isolate YL-2023 chromosome 30, ASM3395843v1, whole genome shotgun sequence genomic DNA:
- the SPACA6 gene encoding sperm acrosome membrane-associated protein 6: MLGVLPWVALTGSGTVDAACIQPLHREEEQAPKQLISVPRLGFVWAPKSADSPPPHGARSPGSGWGPSEIGEQASDPWPGAPAPGSPNWGRQQKDGEQRGSWKDPRVPYQVAIPEAAAQIQPELAQLPPGYQKGAEVYKCTSCSIVECQLPLDCPVEEVWKKEGNRTALKCRVQFQTPPDVRISWKFVRDVSLRTRDLSLFRDLHLGAGSSLILRPTRLSHHGTYACQLTHEDDVLARKYFYLNVTSSSQGAETDLQDMFQAILQSPAGQGAGGVGHHIPQLSELLADPNSLQKRSVVLLMVGLALSAMLSTLLLGGLCCWARGRP, encoded by the exons ATGTTGGGGGTCCTCCCATGGGTGGCACTTACAGGCTCTGGTACCGTGGATGCTGCCTGTATTCAGCCCCTCCATCGTGAAGAGGAGCAG GCCCCGAAGCAGCTCATTTCAGTCCCCCGGCTGGGATTCGTTTGGGCACCAAAATCTGCCGATTCCCCTCCTCCACATGGGGCAAGGTCGCCTGGGTCAGGATGGGGTCCCAGTGAGATAGGAGAACAGGCCTCCGACCCCTggcctggggcacctgcccctggctcccccaactGGGGCCGCCAGCAAAAAGATGGAGAGCAAAGAGGATCGTGGAAGGACCCCAGAG TTCCCTACCAGGTGGCCATCCCGGAGGCTGCAGCGCAGATCCAGCCGGAGTTGGCTCAACTGCCCCCAG GGTACCAGAAAGGGGCCGAAGTTTACAAATGCACCTCATGCAGCATAGTGGAGTGTCAACTCCCACTGGACTGCCCAG TGGAGGAGGTGTGGAAGAAGGAGGGCAACAGGACAGCCCTGAAATGTAGGGTCCAGTTCCAGACCCCACCCGACGTGCGGATCAGCTGGAAGTTTGTCAGGGACGTGAGT CTCCGGACCCGAGATCTCTCCCTCTTCCGGGACCTGCACCTGGGGGCCGGCTCTTCCCTCATCCTCCGCCCCACGCGGCTCTCGCACCACGGCACCTATGCCTGCCAGCTCACCCACGAGGACGATGTGCTAGCCCGCAAGTACTTCTACCTCAATG TGACCTCCAGCAGCCAGGGGGCGGAGACGGATCTGCAGGACATGTTCCAGGCCATCCTGCagtccccagcagggcagggggccggtGGGGTGGGGCACCACATCCCCCAGCTCTCGGAACTGCTGGCAGACCCCAACTCACTGCAGAAGAGAAGCGTGGTGCTGCTGATGGTGGGACTGGCGCTGAGTGCCATGCTgagcaccctgctgctggg gggtctctgctgctgggctAGGGGCCGGCCCTGA
- the LOC142003698 gene encoding protein BTG3-like isoform X2, which yields MKEEVETGARFLSRLANRHGQLDEGRMEQFGEHLAAILRERYSQHWYPENPAKGQAYRCIRINCRQRVDESLLQACAGCGLEYSELALPQELALWIDPGEVCCRLGENSQYFTVSPSAGAGDKRTPEPETSDYHSESPSDSSSEDEGPTRPGPALAPVPSRAVPQEPGKQVTELFYVPAPVWVPCTAQRLVSYIPAYQPLTFYYVSVGAKPSLAKRPNPDRLRRLTHRAAKA from the exons ATGAAAGAGGAGGTGGAGACGGGCGCTCGGTTCCTGTCGCGCCTGGCGAACCGGCACGGCCAGCTGGACGAGGGCCGCATGGAGCAGTTTGGGGAGCACCTGGCTGCCATCCTGCGGGAGAGGTACAGCCAGCACTGGTATCCCGAGAACCCCGCCAAGGGGCAGGCGTACAG GTGTATCCGCATCAACTGCAGGCAGCGGGTGGACGAGTCGCTGCTGCAGGCCTGTGCGGGCTGCGGGCTGGAATACTCGGAGCTGGCGCTGCCGCAGGAGCTGGCGCTCTGGATCGACCCCGGGGAGGTTTGCTGCAG ACTCGGGGAGAACAGCCAATACTTCACGGTGAGCCCCTCGGCCGGGGCTGGTGACAAAAGAACCCCGGAGCCCGAGACGTCGGACTATCACTCAGAGTCACCATCGGACAGCTCCTCGGAGGATGAGGGACCAACCCGGCCTGGCCCCGCCCTGgccccagtgcccagcagagCTGTGCCACAGGAGCCTGGCAAACAG gtCACTGAATTATTTTACGTCCCAGCCCCTGTGTGGGTCCCCTGCACTGCCCAGCGCCTGGTCAGCTACATCCCAGCCTACCAGCCCCTCACTTTCTACTACGTCAGCGTTGGAGCAAAGCCCTCGCTGGCCAAGAGACCCAACCCGGACCGGCTACGGCGCCTCACCCACCGGGCTGCCAAGGCttag
- the LOC142003698 gene encoding protein BTG3-like isoform X1, with protein MKAGSQGAGPRWGSAGAGARQAVGLSPAGQVGGDVTGLQSCRCFLFRGDVTLWCQPHKAPPPPLVQPPRDHPASCSGFNPSLPRAPLALLPIPLLCPLHQLTGLPAPHRRSPARAMKEEVETGARFLSRLANRHGQLDEGRMEQFGEHLAAILRERYSQHWYPENPAKGQAYRCIRINCRQRVDESLLQACAGCGLEYSELALPQELALWIDPGEVCCRLGENSQYFTVSPSAGAGDKRTPEPETSDYHSESPSDSSSEDEGPTRPGPALAPVPSRAVPQEPGKQVTELFYVPAPVWVPCTAQRLVSYIPAYQPLTFYYVSVGAKPSLAKRPNPDRLRRLTHRAAKA; from the exons ATGAAGGCAGGATCCCAGGGTGCTGGTCCCCGGTGGGGGTCGGCTGGGGCAGGTGCCAGGCAGGCTGTGGGTCTGAGCCCAGCCGGGCAGGTCGGGGGTGATGTAACAGGACTGCAATCTTGTCGTTGTTTCCTGTTTCGTGGTGATGTCACCCTTTGGTGTCAGCCCCAcaaagcccctccccctcccctcgtcCAGCCCCCCAGGGACCATCCTGCCTCCTGCAGTGGTTTTAACCCCTCACTGcccagagctcccctggctctgttacccatccccctgctctgccccctgcaccagcTCACTGGGCTCCCGGCCCCCCACAGGAGGAGCCCTGCCCGCGCCATGAAAGAGGAGGTGGAGACGGGCGCTCGGTTCCTGTCGCGCCTGGCGAACCGGCACGGCCAGCTGGACGAGGGCCGCATGGAGCAGTTTGGGGAGCACCTGGCTGCCATCCTGCGGGAGAGGTACAGCCAGCACTGGTATCCCGAGAACCCCGCCAAGGGGCAGGCGTACAG GTGTATCCGCATCAACTGCAGGCAGCGGGTGGACGAGTCGCTGCTGCAGGCCTGTGCGGGCTGCGGGCTGGAATACTCGGAGCTGGCGCTGCCGCAGGAGCTGGCGCTCTGGATCGACCCCGGGGAGGTTTGCTGCAG ACTCGGGGAGAACAGCCAATACTTCACGGTGAGCCCCTCGGCCGGGGCTGGTGACAAAAGAACCCCGGAGCCCGAGACGTCGGACTATCACTCAGAGTCACCATCGGACAGCTCCTCGGAGGATGAGGGACCAACCCGGCCTGGCCCCGCCCTGgccccagtgcccagcagagCTGTGCCACAGGAGCCTGGCAAACAG gtCACTGAATTATTTTACGTCCCAGCCCCTGTGTGGGTCCCCTGCACTGCCCAGCGCCTGGTCAGCTACATCCCAGCCTACCAGCCCCTCACTTTCTACTACGTCAGCGTTGGAGCAAAGCCCTCGCTGGCCAAGAGACCCAACCCGGACCGGCTACGGCGCCTCACCCACCGGGCTGCCAAGGCttag
- the LOC142004046 gene encoding guanylate-binding protein 1-like, with product MEAPVCLIESRPQGKLAVRQEALQVLAGVTQPVVVVAIAGLYRTGKSYLMNRLAGRSRGFPLGSTIQSETKGIWMWCRPHPRKAGHTLVLLDTEGLGDTDNDNEQKDTWIFSLAVLLSSILVYNSTGTIDSYALQRLHYVTELTKHIRVKAEQAGSSREEGQDRPKFVRFFPDFVWAVRDFTLQLMADGKPITEDQYLERALTVPAGSRGKANEVKQCIRDFFPSLKCFTFSWPASGNSLAQLEHLQEQELDSDFRESARRFCNHIWDNTRPMTLLGGQQVTGAALGHLAQMYVDSINRGAVPCIGNAVEALAKIENAAAAKEALACYTERMEQRVRLPTETLRELLELHAQCEREALAVFTGRAFKDDEATFQKQLIAELVARKEEFCRRNEEASLGRCRAALAEASGELERKLSRGSYSVPGGYQRFLDNQKKMKQKYWKVPGKGLKADEVLEDFLTAKEAVAGLILQADQTLTQKEKEMAAERARAKAAKQQQKIAEQLNAEMQQELEALERSKEEHIQRIKKRLEKEKKALMEELQREMDQKLKEHARLMEEEREEEAKQLNQKIREIKEEMSNSKWNTAVDAASTIASIGACFIPGGLFTRLGISLAAWGIGRLLRK from the exons ATGGAGGCCCCCGTCTGTCTGATCGAGAGCCGCCCCCAGGGGAAGCTGGCAGTGcgccaggaggccctgcaggtgcTGGCGGGTGTCACACAGCCCGTGGTGGTGGTGGCCATAGCTGGGCTGTACCGCACCGGCAAGTCCTACCTCATGAACCGGCTGGCCGGGAGGAGCAGAG GGTTCCCGCTGGGCTCCACCATCCAGTCAGAAACCAAGGGCATCTGGATGTggtgccgcccccacccccgcaaggcCGGCCACACACTGGTGCTGCTGGACACCGAGGGGCTGGGTGACACGGACaac GACAATGAGCAGAAGGACACGTGGATCTTCTCTCTGGCCGTTCTCCTCAGCAGCATCCTGGTCTACAACAGCACAGGCACCATCGATAGCTACGCCCTGCAGAGGCTGCA CTACGTAACGGAGCTGACGAAGCACATCAGGGTGAAGGCGGAACAGGCCGGGAGCAGCCGGGAGGAAGGGCAGGATAGGCCCAAGTTTGTGCGTTTCTTCCCGGACTTTGTCTGGGCCGTGCGGGACTTCACGCTGCAGCTGATGGCGGATGGGAAACCCATCACTGAGGACCAGTACCTGGAGAGAGCCCTGACAGTGCCGGCAG GCAGCCGGGGGAAAGCCAACGAGGTCAAGCAGTGCATCCGGGATTTCTTCCCCTCTCTGAAATGCTTCACCTTCAGCTGGCCGGCCAGCGGCaacagcctggcccagctggagcacctgcaggagcaggagctggattcTGATTTCCGGGAGTCGGCACGCAGGTTCTGCAATCACATCTGGGATAATACGCGGCCCATGACCCTcctgggggggcagcaggtcACTGGGGCAG ccctggggcacctggcccagATGTACGTGGACAGCATCAACCGCGGGGCGGTGCCCTGCATCGGGAATGCGGTGGAGGCCCTGGCGAAGATCGAGAATGCCGCGGCGGCGAAGGAGGCCCTGGCCTGCTACACGGAGCGGATGGAGCAGCGCGTCCGGCTGCCCACGGAGACCCTccgggagctgctggagctgcacgcCCAGTGCGAGCGGGAGGCGCTGGCCGTGTTCACGGGACGCGCCTTCAAGGACGACGAGGCCACGTTCCAGAAGCAGCTCATA GCGGAGCTGGTGGCCAGGAAGGAGGAGTTCTGCCGTCGGAACGAGGAGGCGTCCCTGGGGCGCTGCAGGGCCGCGCTGGCAGAGGCCTCGGGGGAGCTGGAGCGTAAGCTCAGCCGTGGCAGCTATTCGGTGCCTGGGGGCTACCAGCGCTTCCTGGACAACCAGAAGAAGATGAAGCAGAAATACTGGAAGGTGCCTGGGAAAGGGTTAAAG GCAGACGAGGTCCTCGAGGATTTCCTCACCGCCAAGGAGGCCGTGGCGGGGTTGATCCTGCAGGCTGACCAGACCCTGACGCAGAAGGAGAAGGAGATGGCAG ctgagcGAGCGCGGGCCAAGGCagccaagcagcagcagaagatCGCTGAGCAGCTGAACGCGGagatgcagcaggagctggaggcccTGGAGCGCAGCAAGGAGGAGCACATCCAACGTATCAAGAAGCggctggagaaggagaagaaagcGCTGATGGAGGAGCTCCAAAGGGAGATGGATCAGAAACTCAAG GAGCACGCGCGGCtcatggaggaggagagggaggaggaggcgaAGCAGCTGAACCAAAAGATCAGGGAGATCAAGGAGGAGATGAGCAACTCCAAATGGAATACAGCAGTGGATGCGGCCAGCACCATTGCCAGTATAGGGGCCTGTTTTATTCCTGGCGGCCTATTTACGCGACTTGGGATCTCTTTGGCAGCATGGGGAATAGGGAGACTGCTGCGTAAGTAA